Proteins from a single region of Oryza brachyantha chromosome 6, ObraRS2, whole genome shotgun sequence:
- the LOC102718749 gene encoding pentatricopeptide repeat-containing protein At3g61520, mitochondrial-like: MSAARRLAPTLPKLRPRRRLCSSSSAVAAGSSAAPTAASLLDDLLSGTGPTASALTLLRDTPSLSAALYSLLAAPAHALTPASLALLLSLPSRHRLPPPSAPLLSALLSKLLARFPSPEPAARLLGASLAAGAPAPDVFAFNSVLAALARARDVPGMAQVYASMQTSSVRPDVVTYSIIVNGLCKAGRVGDALRMLDGMSRQDSDIRPDVVTLNTVVDGLCKSGQVQEAVAFVEQRMRSVHGCPPNTVTYNCLIDAFCRVGNVSMAYELVGRMENKGVAQNIVTLNTIVGGLCRAGRAGAALEFFREKRTVWTEAKGNAVTYSTLVGAFLHSNNIGMAMALFHEMMTEGHSPDAIMYFTMISGLTQAGRLEDACSMASSLKKAGFKLDAKAYNILIAGFCRKKRLHEAYELLQEMKEVGLQPDVCTYNTLLSGSCKAGDFTAVDELLGKMIDDGCQPSVVTFGTLVHGYCKAGKIDEALRILRSMDESGIHPSTVIYNTLIDFLGKSGDADLAIQLFDEMKEKHVPANVTTFNALLKGLRDKNMPEKAFELMDQMREERCFPDYVTVDVLMEWLPVIGETERLKRFMQQSEHTAAKRGVRDRISAQ; the protein is encoded by the coding sequence ATGTCtgcagcgcggcggctcgCACCCACGCTCCCCAAGCtccggccccgccgccgcctatgctcctcctcctccgccgtcgccgccggctcctCCGCTGCCCCGACCGCCGCGTCGCTCCTCGACGACCTCCTCTCCGGAACGGGCCCCACCGCATCCGCGCTCACCCTCCTCCGCGACACGCCCTCCCTCTCCGCTGCGCTGTACTCTCTCCTCGCGGCGCCAGCCCACGCCCTCACACCCGCCTCGCTcgcgctcctcctctccctgccctcccgccaccgcctcccgccgccctccgcgccgctcCTGTCCGCGCTCCTGTCGAAGCTCCTCGCGCGCTTTCCTTCCCCCGAGCCAGCCGCGCGGCTCCTCGGTGCCTCCCTCGCCGCGGGCGCCCCCGCGCCGGATGTCTTCGCGTTCAACTCCGTCCTCGCGGCGCTCGCTCGCGCCCGAGATGTCCCCGGCATGGCACAAGTCTACGCCTCGATGCAGACCTCCTCCGTCCGGCCCGACGTCGTCACCTACAGCATTATCGTCAACGGCCTCTGCAAGGCTGGCCGCGTTGGTGACGCGCTCAGGATGCTCGACGGCATGTCTCGCCAGGATTCAGATATCCGGCCAGATGTCGTGACTTTGAACACTGTTGTAGATGGTTTGTGCAAGAGTGGCCAGGTCCAGGAGGCTGTCGCGTTTGTGGAGCAGCGGATGAGAAGCGTGCATGGGTGTCCTCCTAACACGGTCACTTACAACTGCTTGATTGATGCATTCTGCCGTGTGGGGAATGTTTCAATGGCCTATGAGTTGGTAGGGAGGATGGAGAATAAGGGTGTGGCACAAAACATTGTCACCCTGAACACAATTGTCGGTGGCTTGTGCCGGGCTGGGAGAGCTGGAGCTGCACTCGAGTTCTTCAGGGAGAAAAGAACTGTGTGGACAGAAGCCAAGGGAAATGCAGTGACTTACAGCACTTTGGTTGGGGCTTTCCTCCACTCCAACAATATTGGCATGGCCATGGCATTGTTCCATGAGATGATGACTGAAGGGCATTCACCAGATGCAATCATGTATTTCACTATGATATCAGGATTGACACAAGCAGGACGTCTGGAGGATGCTTGCTCTATGGCTTCCTCATTGAAGAAAGCAGGCTTTAAGCTGGATGCAAAGGCATACAACATTTTGATTGCTGGATTTTGCAGGAAGAAGAGGTTGCATGAGGCTTATGAACTTCTTCAGGAAATGAAGGAGGTTGGTCTTCAGCCAGATGTCTGCACCTACAATACTTTGTTGTCTGGTTCATGCAAGGCAGGGGATTTCACAGCTGTGGATGAATTATTGGGAAAGATGATCGATGATGGTTGTCAGCCTTCTGTGGTAACTTTTGGTACACTTGTACATGGATATTGCAAAGCTGGTAAAATTGATGAGGCATTGAGGATTTTAAGGTCTATGGATGAATCTGGTATTCATCCCAGCACCGTGATATACAATACTCTCATTGACTTCCTCGGCAAGAGCGGAGATGCTGATTTAGCCATTCAGCTGTTTGATGAGATGAAGGAGAAGCATGTGCCTGCAAATGTAACAACCTTTAATGCACTGTTGAAGGGACTTCGTGATAAGAACATGCCCGAAAAGGCTTTTGAACTTATGGACCAGATGAGGGAAGAGAGGTGCTTTCCTGATTATGTGACCGTGGATGTTCTCATGGAATGGTTGCC